The Peptacetobacter hiranonis DNA window TAACATATATAGATGAAGATTTAAATATTCAAGCTCATGTTATAGATAAAGGACATCTTATCCACTTCCTTATGGGGAAAGAATGCAAGATAAAAGCACCTCATTATATAGTTGTTACATCTGATGGAGGGAAAGACCATCTTCAAAATATTGGATATGCTATGGAAGAGGTAGTATTATTTATGACTAGCCTTGGGATAGCTACTTGTTGGATTGAGTCTCATCTTACAAAAGCGGATATTTTAGACTGCTTAAAGACAGAAGAAGACGAGAGAGATTTTGTTAGGGATGAAGGTTTTGAAGTAGCTGAGATGATAAAAAATGCAGAATTAGATGAAAGTATAGGGGAGCCATGTATAATAATTGCATTTGGTATGCCTATAAAATCTGAACCTTTATTTAGAACAAGATTTGCAATACCAGATAGAAAAGATATTTCTAAGATATCTAAAGGTATGAAAGGCGAATGGGAAGATGTTATGGAGCTTGTAAGACGTGCACCATCTGTTAAAAATACACAGCCTTGGTATGTACTAAGAG harbors:
- a CDS encoding nitroreductase family protein → MELCEAIYYRKTTEFFSNKKLKDHLIEDVKRACDNITYIDEDLNIQAHVIDKGHLIHFLMGKECKIKAPHYIVVTSDGGKDHLQNIGYAMEEVVLFMTSLGIATCWIESHLTKADILDCLKTEEDERDFVRDEGFEVAEMIKNAELDESIGEPCIIIAFGMPIKSEPLFRTRFAIPDRKDISKISKGMKGEWEDVMELVRRAPSVKNTQPWYVLRDKKGIHFFEKVPKKAVLRDMSKISMGIALKHFDLACRERGMTVVYKDMNLRNRIGGREYFISAEPRNYVADDLDDEE